The genomic window GAGAGGCCGAGAAGACCTGCAAGCGAGCGCTGATGTCCGGTGTCGATCCAGACATAAGTGCTCATGCCAGCCTTGAGCTTCTTTACGGCGGCATCATGAGTGTCGAAATAAATCCGGACGGGAACACGCTGCACGACCTTGACGAAGTTCCCGGTCGAATTCTGCGGCGGCAGAATAGCGAACTGTGCGCCAGTTCCGGGGCTTAACGATCCTACTGTTCCTTTGAAAGTATGATCGGGAAACGCATCCACTGATAGCGTGACTGGCTGGCCTTTCGCCACGTAAGTGAGATCCGACTCCTTCAAATTCGCGTCAACCCACGGTGCGGCGTCATCGATCACGCTGAACACCGGTGTACCAGCAGCGACAAAACGTCCGAGCTGAATCTGATCAACTTGTGTTGCGGTCCCGCTCATCGGCGCGCGCAAAACTGTGTGATTGAGATTGCGCTGGGCCTGATCGAGTGCGGCTTGCGCCTGTGCGTAAGGCGGGAATTTCGCCAACGGCAGATCGGGATCGCCGAGCAACTGGTTTTTCGAATTGGCAGACTGCTGCTGCAGCAATTCGAGTTGAGCGCGCGCCAGGACGAGATTGGTCGTGGCGGTATCGAGGTCGAGCTGCGACCCGGCGCTGCTCCTTACGAGTGTGGCTTTGCGATCGACGTCGCGCTGCTTCAGTTCGACGCCCTGCTGCGCAAGCTCGAGCATCTGCGTGTAGGATTTGTAGTTGGATTTCAGGTTGTCGTAGTTCGTCTTGGCCTGCTCAAGGGTGGCCTTGGCCTGTTCTAACGCGAAGCGGAACGGGACAGGGTCGATTTCGAACAGCACATCATTCACGTTAACGTGCTGGCCTTCCTTGACCACGACCTTCTCGATCTTGCCGGAGATATCCGGTGTGATCAGCACCTTCTGTGCGCCGACATAGGCGTCATCGGTGCTCGCATAACGGCCGCCTGATAAATAAAACGCGACACCGCCGACCACGGCAATCAAGGGGACGACGACGAGCAGCAGCGTGCGCCGCCGTTCGCGCATGACCTGACGCCAGCCTTTGCGATGGCCGCGCCCAGGTTCTTGGTCCTGCGCTTTCTGTTCGGCGGGAAATTTGACGACTTGGTCAGCCATAACGCTGGTCCTTCGATTTACTGTCGGCGCTCTGCAATGCATCGCGCACGTTATTCTTGATGACTTCGAGTTGGCGCACGAGATCGCTCGCCTGTTCGTCGCTCAGATGGCTCAATGCGGTTTCGGTGATGTCCGCGCGCAGCTCGCTCAGCTTTTCCAGCAAGGGTCGTGCAGCGGGACGAAGGTAAAGGCGGTTGACGCGGCGGTCCTTGGCATCCTCGCGCCGCTCAATGAGATCGTTCTCACACAGCCGGTCGATGAGGCGCGTCAGCGTGATCGGCTGAACATCCAGCAACTCCGCGAGCTCGGACTGCTTCAGGCCTTCGGTGCGCTCCAGTTTGGCCAGCACGCCCCATTGGGCTTTGGTGATGCCATAAGGCGCGGCTTGCTTCTCGGCGAGGAGCCGAAGGAGCCGCTGCGTCTCGAACAGCACGAACAGGAAATCGGTGGGACTTTTGGGCACAATCGCCTCTCAGTAAGCTTTGGCTATAATAAGTAAGGCTTACTAATTTCCGAGGCGATGAATCCAGATATGAGACCTGCGGATAGCGCATGACCGCAGGAAAGCGACGATCTTTCAGATGGTTACGGAACGATTACGCCCACTCGACGCCGGACTCGGCCGCCAGATCGATGCTGCTGGTGCGGCCGATCTTGTCGAAGTGGTTGTCGAGGAACCTTTTTGCGGCCCGGATGCCCGCCCGGTGCAGAAGCTCGAAGAATTCGTAGTCAGTCTTCAATTTGCTGGATGCCGCGAGGCGCGTGCTGAGGCCGGCGAGATCGATACGGTGGATGTTCAGACGACGGTATTGGTCCTTGCCGGTGCCGCGCGGCAGCCGTCCATCGTCGATCAGCTGATTGACGAAATCCATCGTGCGCAATTCGGAGATCAGTGCCGAGTTGAAGGTGATTTCATTCAGGCGATTGATGATCTCGGCGGATGTGCGCGGCGTGATGTTGCGAGAGACTGGGTTGATCTGGATAACGAGCACATCCTCCGCTTCTGTTGTCTGTAGGAATGGGAAGATGGCGGGATTGCCCATATAGCCGCCATCCCAGTAAGGCACGCCGTCGATCTCCACGGCACGAAACAGGAAAGGCAGTGCCGCCGACGCCATCACCACATCGGCGGTGATTTTATCGCCTGCGAAGATGCGCAGGCGTCCGGTATGAACGTTGGTCGTTGAAATATAAAGCGCGAGATCGGTGTTGTTGCGAAGCGCTTCAAAATCCACGAAGCGCTCGATCAGATCATTCAGCGGGTTGATGTTAAGCGGGTTGAGTTCATAAGGCGAGAAATAGCGCGCCATAGTTTCGAACCAGTTCTGCACCGGCGTTGCCGCGAAAGGCATCATCGAGAACAAGCGGTCGGTCAGCGCGCGTTGAACCGGCGGCAGATCGCCCCCCGCGCTTGCCGCGCGCCAGAAATCGGCGAGGCGCTTGCGGGCTTCTTCTGGTCCGCCGCGCGTCAGGCCATCGGCAACCATCACGGCGTTGACGGCACCGGCTGAGGCGCCGGAAATTCCTGTTATTTCCAGGCGGCCATCGGCGAGCAGTTGATCGAGCACGCCCCATGTAAAGGCGCCGTGAGCGCCGCCGCCTTGGAGGGCGAGATTGATTTTCTTGGCTGCGCTGGTTTTGCGTGCGCTGCTAAAATTCCAAGGTGAGAGATTATCGAGGTAGGATTTGAGCGTGGTCGCCATGGCGGATGATCTCTCTGGATGGCGGAAGTCGGGTTCAGCGGGCGTCAGACCTGTAGAATTTGCGGTGGATGATTTGGGAGTTTGTGATGCAATGCAACAGGAATTGCTGCGTTGCAAAAATTTCATATTGGAAAGATGCTGCGAAAATATGAGCGGAATCACGCCAACCGCACTACATGTTTAATGATGGAACAGACGAAGCCCGTTTTTCCCGCACCAGATCATGATCACGGCCGCTGCGCCGCGGATGCGATTTCGCATGCCGAGCGCGTTTGCGTTGGCCGCGGACAGAAATTTACGCCCATCAGGCGGAAGGTGTTGGGCGCGCTGCTTTCGAGCCACCGTCCGCTTGGTGCTTATGAGGTGATCGACGAACTTGCAAAGACGATGCCGCGTCCTGCGCCCATCACGGTCTATCGCGCCCTCGATTTTTTGATGGAAAACGGGTTGGTCCATCGGATCGAGAGCCGTAACGCCTTTCTCGCCTGTGCTCACAATCATGATGAGACAACGATGGTGGCGTTTCTGATTTGCGAAATTTGTGGTTCGGTCGGTGAGATCCCGGCTACGCCGCTGGCGCAGAGTTTCAATGAAGCCGCGCGCGGTACCGGCTTCTCGCCGAAATTGTCGGTGGTCGAAATCACCGGTTTCTGCGCTCATTGTCAGAAATCTGCTTAATCAAGAACAACACGGCGGGAAGCCGGGCGCGGGGGGCCATGCCATCGGATAAATTGACGACCGCAAAGGCGCGCCCGCTGAGTGCAACAGCGATTGCCCTGATGGTGATGCTGTGTCTGAGCTGGGGCTTCAATCAGATTTCGGTCAAGGTCGCGCTCCCTGACATTCCGCCGCTGACGCAAGCAACGCTGCGCTCCATCGGCGGCCTGGCTGTGATCATGCTCATTGCCTGGTTGCGTGGCGTGCCGATGTTCACGCGCGACGGCACGCTGCGGCCCGGCTTGATCGCAGGCCTGTTCTTCGGCCTGGAATTCATCCTGATCTATCGCGGTCTTGTCTACACCAGTGCGTCGCGCGCGGTGGTGTTTCTCTACGTGGCGCCGTTTGTGGTGGCACTCGGATCGCGTCGCTTCCTTGGCGAACGTTTGAGTTCCCTGCAGTGGAGCGGGTTGGCCTTGTCGTTCGCCGGAGTCGCGTTGGCGATCGGCGTGCCGCAGGCCTCGGTCGACGCCACTGTGATCATGGGCGACATCATGGTGATGGTTGGGGGTGTTCTTTGGGCGGCGACCACGCTGACAGCCAAAGGGACGGCCCTGATCAAGGCTCCGGCGGAAAAATCACTCGCCTATCAGGTCGCGGTGTCGATTCCGATTCTGGCCCTTGGCGCGCTGCTGTCGGGCGAAAAGATCACCCATATGCCGGGAATTATCGCCTGGGCATCGATGATCTATCAGACCTTCTGGGTGGTCGGGATCACGTTCCTGATCTGGTTTTTCCTGATAAAGACCTATTCCGCGAGCAAATTGTCGTCATTTACCTTCATGACCCCTCTTTTCGGCGTGATTGGGGGATATTTCGTTATGCATGACACCCTCACATTAGCCTTTGCGGGGGCTGCCCTTCTGGTCATGGCGGGCCTATATCTGGTAAATCGCCCCCATGAAGCGGCCGGCGACCCGCTGCTCCCCGTCACCAAAACCTGATATTTGAGCCCCAAAAAGGGACCCTGAAGTGAGCGATCTTAAAGAACGGACCAAGACCATCGAGGCAGGCCCCAAGGGGCGCCATCAAACGGTTCAGGTAGTTGTCGGCAATGTCAAAGTCGGTGGCGGTGCGCCCATCGTCGTGCAGTCGATGACCAACACCGACACTGCCGATGTGGACAGCACGGTGACACAGGTCGCAGCCCTTGCGCGCGCCGGTTCCGAAATGGTCCGCATTACCGTAGACCGCGACGAAGCTGCCGCCGCCGTTCCCCACATCCGCGAGAAGCTCGACAAGCTTGGCGTCGATGTGCCGTTGATCGGCGACTTCCACTACATCGGTCACAAGCTGCTGGCCGAATATCCGGATTGCGCCGTGGCGCTGGCCAAGTACCGCATCAATCCAGGCAACGTCGGCTTCAAGAACAAACGCGATAGCCAGTTCACCGACATCGTCGAGATCGCGATCAAGAACAACAAGGCCATTCGCATCGGCGCGAACTGGGGTTCGCTCGATCAGGAATTGCTGACGCGGCTGATGGAAGAGAACGCCAAATCGCCGAATCCCGTGGATGCCCGAGCGGTGACGCGTGAGGCCATGGTGCAGTCGGCGCTGCTGTCGGCGGCGCGGGCCGAGGAGATCGGCCTGCCGAAGAACAAAATGATCCTCTCGGCCAAGGTGTCGAACGTGCAGGATCTGATCGCGGTCTATCGCGAACTCGCTTCGCGGTCCGACTACGCGATCCATCTCGGTCTCACCGAAGCCGGTATGGGCTCAAAGGGTATCGTGGCGTCGTCAGCCGCGCTCGGCATCCTGCTGCAGGATGGCATTGGCGACACCATCCGCGTTTCGTTGACGCCAGAGCCGGGCGGCGATCGCACCCTCGAGGTGAAGGTCGGTCAGGAAATTCTCCAGACCATGGGCTTCCGCACCTTCGTGCCGCTGGTCGCCGCGTGCCCCGGCTGCGGTCGGACGACGTCGACCGTGTTCCAGGAGCTTGCACGGGACATCCAGGATTTCATCCGCGACGAAATGCCGACGTGGAAGACGCGCTACCCCGGCGTCGAGCAGCTGAACGTCGCGGTGATGGGTTGCATCGTCAACGGCCCGGGCGAATCCAAGCACGCCAACATCGGCATCTCGCTGCCGGGCACTGGTGAAACACCGGCCGCGCCGGTCTTCGTGGATGGCCAGAAATTCCGTACGCTGCGCGGTCCGACCATCGCGGCCGACTTTAAGGCGCTGGTGATCGACTATATCGATCAGCGCTATGGCAAGGGCGCTGCGGCACCAGTGAGCGCCGTAACGGCCGCGGAATAAGCAGTTAGATCATCCAATCTGAAAAACGCGACGCGAAGGCGCCGCGTTTTTGTTTGTGCCCTCAGAGCGGCGTCGATTTCTCACGGTTGTCGACAACGGCTTCTTCGAGATCGAGGTCGCGCTCGATGCGGCGGCGTACTTCGTCGGTGATCTTGCCGTCACGCAGCAGTTGGTGCAGCAGCTTACGTTCGATCGAAATCATCTCACGTACCAAGGCCGCACCTCTTGTGGCCGGAGTGGGTGTACCGGCAACGCTGGGAGGATCGGGAAGAGCCTGCATTCGCATCTCGTGCCGTGACTGCAGGAATCGGGCGAGGCTCTCCGGGAGATTACGTTCAGCGATAATCTCCTTCAGCGAATTTCGTGCGGCGTGCAAGATTTCGCGTCTCGCCGCGATCTCGGATTCCCGTTCGTGGACCGTTTCGGCTTGGCCGTGCTGTGCCAGATTGAGGGCCCTCACCACCATCGGCAAGGTCAGGCCGATCCCGACAAGTGTCACAAAAATCACACCGAAGGCGACAAACAGGATCAGGTCGCGGTGCGGGAAGTCGTGGCCATCCGGCAGCGTCAATGGAATGGCCAGCGCTGCCGCCAGCGAGACGACGCCTCGGATTCCGGTAAAGGAAATGATGAAAATGCGGCGCCATGAGGTGGGGTCCCGCTCCCGAACGCTCTTGCTCAGCCAGCGCGGAAGATAGCTTGCCGGGAATACCCAGACGAAGCGCGCTACAATCACGATTGCAGAGACAACGGCGATTGCAGTCAGGACTTCGATTAGCGGCAGTCCGTTGGATTTCTCCACCAACAGCCGCATCTGGAAGCCGATCAGCAGGAATAGAATGCCTTCGATCAGCCAGATCACAAGATCCCAGAAGAAGATGCCTTGCAGACGCGTTGCCGAGGAGATCAGCAATGGACCATTCCAGCTGACATAGAGGCCGCATGCGACAGTTGCGAGGACGCCCGAGCCTCCAAGATGTTCGGGCACCCAGAATGCGAGGTAGGGTGTCAGCAGCGACAGCGTGATTTCGATACGCGGCTCGTGGGCCCACTGCCGCAGGCGCAGGCTGAGCCATCCCACAGCAATGCCAAAAATCACCTCGCATATGACGATGGCAACAAATGTCTCCGTTGCCTTGACCATCGAAAATGCACTCGTACCGATGGCGACGACCGCAAAGCGATAAAGGATGAGCGCCGTGGCGTCGTTTGCCAGTCCTTCGCCTTCGAGGATCACAAGGATGCGTCGCGGTAACCCAAGCCTGCGCGCGATCGCCAACGGAGCGACGACGTCGGGCGGCGACACGATTGCGCCGAGCACGAAGCCAACGCTCAATGGCAATCCCAACACGTAGTAGGCTGCCGCCGCGACAGCGCAGGTCGTGAAGATCACGGATCCAATGGCCAGCGTCACGATCGGGCGGAGATTGAATTTGAATTCACGCCAGCTCATGGAGACGCCGGCCGAATAGATCAGCGGCGGCAACAGAACTTGCATGACGACTTCGGGCTCCAGCACGACGCGTGGCAGCCCGGGCATGAAGGCGAATGTGATGCCGACGACCATCAGGAGGATGGCCGGAGCGAGATTGAATTTCTTGGCAATCGCAGCCGTCGCGGCAAAAACCGTCAACAGAAGCAGAAAGATTTGAAATGTCGTTCCCATATGCGCGGTCCCGCTCTAGTACCCGCTTTCCGAAGTTCGTGATACGTCGCAACATCTGCCTTAACGAACTTCGGAAAGCAAAGGGTACTAGCAAAGCTATGATTCTAGTACCGCTTTCGATTTGAAGTCCCTGTCGCGCGTTTGCCGAGAGTGATGCAGGGACTTCAAATCGGCGGTACTAGATCGCGCTTGCCGCGATATTGACCATCAGTGCTAGGAGAGCCATGTTGAAAATGAAAGATACTATGCCATGGGCGATGGCCGTCCGCCGGATCGCCTTGTCCGTGATGCCGACATCCGACACCTGGGCCGTCATGCCGATGACGAATGAGAAATAGACAAAGTCCCAGTAGTCGGGCTTGTCATCGCCGGGAAACGCGAGGCCGCCGGCCTTGGCGCCGCGGTAGTATTCGTGAGCATAGTGAAGCGCAAATGTCGAATGGATCATGGACCACGACAGCACGATCGTCACGACGGCCAGAATGAGTTGCGGTGGTCGTTGGGGTTTAACACCGAGCTCCAGAACGATAGCGGCGATGCTCGCAAAGGCGGCCGCTGCTGTAAGGATGAGTATCAGGAATCGGCCGTCATCCTGAAGGCTGGCAAGCCGCTTGATCCGGGTGTGATCGCAGGACAGGAATAAGACAAGGGCCAGGACGATATAGAGCGCGATCGAGGTGTCCCACGCGACGAGAAGACGTGTCGCAAGCCTGAGATCGGTTGGCAGCACCACCATTGCGGCCAACCCGACTGCAAGCGAAATGAATAATCTTGGTCGCGCACAGATAATACGGACGGGCCTCGGCATGCGCTTAAGACGATGGAGATAGGGATCGTCCGTTTGCTTATCTGTCATGCCAAAGCATTGTTCCTTGGTCTAGTTCTGGCGCTCTGCGACAAAGCGAGAAGCTGCCCGTAGCACGTCACCCTTCGCTCCAAAAGGCGCAAGCGCGGCGTCTGCGTTTTTCAGGAGATCGCGCAAGCGCGCCTTCGCGCCATCGATGCCGAGCAGTGTGACGAAGGTGGTCTTGCCGGCGGCAGCATCTTGTCCCGCAGGCTTGCCCAGCGCTGCAGCATCGCCTTCCACGTCAAGCAGATCGTCCGCAATCTGGAATGCCTCACCGAAGGCGTGACCATAAGCGTCGAGCGCGTCGTATTGTTCCTTTGTTGCCTGTCCGAGCAGTGCGCCTGCGATACAACCATATTTCAGCAGCGCACCCGTTTTCATTTGCTGGAGCTTGGCGACATCGGGCGGCTCGCGGTCGCCAAAGCGGCCTTCGCCCGCGAGATCCATGATCTGGCCGCCAACCATGCCGCCAACGCCGGCTGCGCGCGCCAGTGCGCGTGTTAATGCAAGACGGACGCCGGCGTCGCGATGGACTTCGTCGCGGGTGATGATGTCGAAGGCCAGCGTCAACAGCGCATCGCCGGCGAGAATGGCAGTGGCATCGTCGAATTTCTTGTGCGCGGTCGGACGGCCGCGTCGCAGGTCGCTGTTGTCCATCGACGGCAGATCGTCATGGATCAGTGAGTAGCAGTGAATGCATTCGAGAGCGGCACCGGCCATGAGGGCGGATTCGCGCGAGACCCCAAACACTGCGGCGCTCTCCACGGCCAGGAACGGACGCAAGCGCTTGCCCCCGTTGAGGCTCGAATAGCGCATCGACTCGATCAGCCGCAGTGGCCGGGCAATCTCGCCTGGCAGCGGTGTATCGGACAGCAGGCGCGTCAGCAGCGCTTCGGTGTCCGCCGCCGCGGCGTCGAGACGTTTTGCAAATTCTTGGGGGGACGTGCCGGTGGTCATCAAAAACTCCAGGAGGACGCAATTTCGGCCGGACAATCGGTCATGGCATCGTCCGCGTCAATTCCGCACGAGGCTGGTCGCGAACGAGAATTTCGCGGGTGCGCCTGTTTCTGATAGCTAAATTGGACCGGATGATCGGGGGCAGGACCGAATGCGACGAGTGATCCGTGCGTTAATCCTAATTGTGTTGGGATTGGTGCTACTGCCCTACGTCCTGACGCCGCTTTACAGCACGGGTCATCCGGTTTCGACGTTGATGCTCAGCCGGTACCTGACGGGTCAGCCAGTGACGCGAAAATGGATCGATATCGACGCCATTTCGCCGGCCCTCCCGCGCTCAGTGGTAGCCGCGGAGGATGCCAAATTCTGCTTCCACCACGGCATCGACTGGAATTCGGTGCAGGAAATCATCGAGGATGCGCAGGAGGGCGAGGTGGCGCGGGGTGGATCGACCATTACCCAACAGGTCGCCAAAAACCTGTTCCTGTGGCCTGGGCGCAGCGTCATCCGAAAGGGGCTGGAATTCCCGCTGGCCCTCTGGATCGACCTCATGCTGCCCAAAAAGCGCATTCTGGAACTTTATCTCAATGTCGCGGAGCTTGGGCCAAGCGGCCAATTTGGCGCAGAAGCAGGGGCGAACTACGCATTTGGCCGCTCTGCGTCGGCGCTGTCGCCGCTGGAAGCTGCGACCTTGGCATCGATTTTACCTAATCCGGTGACCCGAAGTGCCCGCCGGCCCGGCCCCGGGGTCAGGCGGCTGGCTGGAACCTACTTGGTGCGAGCCCAGTCGTCTGAAATCTCGAATTGTTGGGACCGGAATCATTGATTTTGGGCCATTTTAACGCATTTTGGAGCTCCGGGTGGTCTAGCTTTCGTGGCCGCCTTCCTCTATAAGCGCGACCTCAATCCGGATTTTTGGAAAAGCCCCCGCCCGGCGGGTGAGCCTTGATTTAAAGGACGACGACCCCATGGCCGTTCCACGCAGGAAAACCTCGCCGTCGCGCCGCGGTATGCGCCGCTCGGCTGACGCGCTGAAGAAGCCAACCTATGTTGAAGATAAGGACTCGGGTGAATTGCGCCGTCCGCACCATCTCGACCTGAAGACCGGCATGTATAAGGGCCGTCAGGTTCTGAAGGTCAAGAAGGACGCCTGATCTTTCCAGCCGCGCCGCCTTCGGGCGGCGTTGGGTTGATGTTGGCCGGGGAAGCGCGCGATGCGGGCTTCTCAGAACGCCATACATCCGTGTGACGAGCGCGTTTCCAACAACGGCCCTGTAGAGAGCTTGCCGATGTCTATGATCGGTTTTCCGCTGCTTCTCATCCCGCTCGCGATCTACAACATCTTCGTTTTTCTGATGCCCGGCGTGGCTTTCACCTCGCCGATCGTCAGCGTGACTCTGATGTCCGGCGTGACCTGGACCGTGACCTTCGGTGATGCGCTGTTGGCGCTTGCCATGCTGCTCCTGATGTTCGAGGTCATTAAAGCAGCGCGC from Nitrobacteraceae bacterium AZCC 1564 includes these protein-coding regions:
- a CDS encoding MarR family transcriptional regulator for hemolysin (product_source=KO:K06075; cath_funfam=1.10.10.10; cog=COG1846; ko=KO:K06075; pfam=PF01047; smart=SM00347; superfamily=46785), which produces MPKSPTDFLFVLFETQRLLRLLAEKQAAPYGITKAQWGVLAKLERTEGLKQSELAELLDVQPITLTRLIDRLCENDLIERREDAKDRRVNRLYLRPAARPLLEKLSELRADITETALSHLSDEQASDLVRQLEVIKNNVRDALQSADSKSKDQRYG
- a CDS encoding NTE family protein (product_source=KO:K07001; cog=COG1752; ko=KO:K07001; pfam=PF01734; superfamily=52151), with the translated sequence MATTLKSYLDNLSPWNFSSARKTSAAKKINLALQGGGAHGAFTWGVLDQLLADGRLEITGISGASAGAVNAVMVADGLTRGGPEEARKRLADFWRAASAGGDLPPVQRALTDRLFSMMPFAATPVQNWFETMARYFSPYELNPLNINPLNDLIERFVDFEALRNNTDLALYISTTNVHTGRLRIFAGDKITADVVMASAALPFLFRAVEIDGVPYWDGGYMGNPAIFPFLQTTEAEDVLVIQINPVSRNITPRTSAEIINRLNEITFNSALISELRTMDFVNQLIDDGRLPRGTGKDQYRRLNIHRIDLAGLSTRLAASSKLKTDYEFFELLHRAGIRAAKRFLDNHFDKIGRTSSIDLAAESGVEWA
- a CDS encoding Na+/H+ antiporter (product_source=TIGR00831; cog=COG0025; ko=KO:K24163; pfam=PF00999; superfamily=103441; tigrfam=TIGR00831; transmembrane_helix_parts=Outside_1_4,TMhelix_5_22,Inside_23_28,TMhelix_29_51,Outside_52_54,TMhelix_55_74,Inside_75_86,TMhelix_87_109,Outside_110_157,TMhelix_158_175,Inside_176_181,TMhelix_182_201,Outside_202_230,TMhelix_231_253,Inside_254_259,TMhelix_260_282,Outside_283_296,TMhelix_297_319,Inside_320_343,TMhelix_344_366,Outside_367_380,TMhelix_381_403,Inside_404_534); amino-acid sequence: MGTTFQIFLLLLTVFAATAAIAKKFNLAPAILLMVVGITFAFMPGLPRVVLEPEVVMQVLLPPLIYSAGVSMSWREFKFNLRPIVTLAIGSVIFTTCAVAAAAYYVLGLPLSVGFVLGAIVSPPDVVAPLAIARRLGLPRRILVILEGEGLANDATALILYRFAVVAIGTSAFSMVKATETFVAIVICEVIFGIAVGWLSLRLRQWAHEPRIEITLSLLTPYLAFWVPEHLGGSGVLATVACGLYVSWNGPLLISSATRLQGIFFWDLVIWLIEGILFLLIGFQMRLLVEKSNGLPLIEVLTAIAVVSAIVIVARFVWVFPASYLPRWLSKSVRERDPTSWRRIFIISFTGIRGVVSLAAALAIPLTLPDGHDFPHRDLILFVAFGVIFVTLVGIGLTLPMVVRALNLAQHGQAETVHERESEIAARREILHAARNSLKEIIAERNLPESLARFLQSRHEMRMQALPDPPSVAGTPTPATRGAALVREMISIERKLLHQLLRDGKITDEVRRRIERDLDLEEAVVDNREKSTPL
- a CDS encoding drug/metabolite transporter (DMT)-like permease (product_source=COG0697; cog=COG0697; pfam=PF00892; superfamily=103481; transmembrane_helix_parts=Inside_1_12,TMhelix_13_35,Outside_36_49,TMhelix_50_69,Inside_70_80,TMhelix_81_100,Outside_101_103,TMhelix_104_126,Inside_127_132,TMhelix_133_155,Outside_156_164,TMhelix_165_187,Inside_188_193,TMhelix_194_213,Outside_214_222,TMhelix_223_245,Inside_246_251,TMhelix_252_274,Outside_275_277,TMhelix_278_297,Inside_298_314) produces the protein MPSDKLTTAKARPLSATAIALMVMLCLSWGFNQISVKVALPDIPPLTQATLRSIGGLAVIMLIAWLRGVPMFTRDGTLRPGLIAGLFFGLEFILIYRGLVYTSASRAVVFLYVAPFVVALGSRRFLGERLSSLQWSGLALSFAGVALAIGVPQASVDATVIMGDIMVMVGGVLWAATTLTAKGTALIKAPAEKSLAYQVAVSIPILALGALLSGEKITHMPGIIAWASMIYQTFWVVGITFLIWFFLIKTYSASKLSSFTFMTPLFGVIGGYFVMHDTLTLAFAGAALLVMAGLYLVNRPHEAAGDPLLPVTKT
- a CDS encoding putative membrane protein (product_source=COG4291; cog=COG4291; pfam=PF07077; superfamily=81324; transmembrane_helix_parts=Inside_1_22,TMhelix_23_45,Outside_46_54,TMhelix_55_74,Inside_75_92,TMhelix_93_115,Outside_116_124,TMhelix_125_147,Inside_148_199,TMhelix_200_222,Outside_223_225); translated protein: MTDKQTDDPYLHRLKRMPRPVRIICARPRLFISLAVGLAAMVVLPTDLRLATRLLVAWDTSIALYIVLALVLFLSCDHTRIKRLASLQDDGRFLILILTAAAAFASIAAIVLELGVKPQRPPQLILAVVTIVLSWSMIHSTFALHYAHEYYRGAKAGGLAFPGDDKPDYWDFVYFSFVIGMTAQVSDVGITDKAIRRTAIAHGIVSFIFNMALLALMVNIAASAI
- a CDS encoding (E)-4-hydroxy-3-methylbut-2-enyl-diphosphate synthase (product_source=KO:K03526; cog=COG0821; ko=KO:K03526; pfam=PF04551; superfamily=52402; tigrfam=TIGR00612), whose translation is MSDLKERTKTIEAGPKGRHQTVQVVVGNVKVGGGAPIVVQSMTNTDTADVDSTVTQVAALARAGSEMVRITVDRDEAAAAVPHIREKLDKLGVDVPLIGDFHYIGHKLLAEYPDCAVALAKYRINPGNVGFKNKRDSQFTDIVEIAIKNNKAIRIGANWGSLDQELLTRLMEENAKSPNPVDARAVTREAMVQSALLSAARAEEIGLPKNKMILSAKVSNVQDLIAVYRELASRSDYAIHLGLTEAGMGSKGIVASSAALGILLQDGIGDTIRVSLTPEPGGDRTLEVKVGQEILQTMGFRTFVPLVAACPGCGRTTSTVFQELARDIQDFIRDEMPTWKTRYPGVEQLNVAVMGCIVNGPGESKHANIGISLPGTGETPAAPVFVDGQKFRTLRGPTIAADFKALVIDYIDQRYGKGAAAPVSAVTAAE
- a CDS encoding Fur family zinc uptake transcriptional regulator (product_source=KO:K09823; cath_funfam=1.10.10.10; cog=COG0735; ko=KO:K09823; pfam=PF01475; superfamily=46785); the protein is MQKFHIGKMLRKYERNHANRTTCLMMEQTKPVFPAPDHDHGRCAADAISHAERVCVGRGQKFTPIRRKVLGALLSSHRPLGAYEVIDELAKTMPRPAPITVYRALDFLMENGLVHRIESRNAFLACAHNHDETTMVAFLICEICGSVGEIPATPLAQSFNEAARGTGFSPKLSVVEITGFCAHCQKSA
- a CDS encoding membrane fusion protein (multidrug efflux system) (product_source=KO:K03543; cath_funfam=2.40.50.100; cog=COG1566; ko=KO:K03543; pfam=PF13437,PF13533; superfamily=111369; transmembrane_helix_parts=Inside_1_36,TMhelix_37_59,Outside_60_384); amino-acid sequence: MADQVVKFPAEQKAQDQEPGRGHRKGWRQVMRERRRTLLLVVVPLIAVVGGVAFYLSGGRYASTDDAYVGAQKVLITPDISGKIEKVVVKEGQHVNVNDVLFEIDPVPFRFALEQAKATLEQAKTNYDNLKSNYKSYTQMLELAQQGVELKQRDVDRKATLVRSSAGSQLDLDTATTNLVLARAQLELLQQQSANSKNQLLGDPDLPLAKFPPYAQAQAALDQAQRNLNHTVLRAPMSGTATQVDQIQLGRFVAAGTPVFSVIDDAAPWVDANLKESDLTYVAKGQPVTLSVDAFPDHTFKGTVGSLSPGTGAQFAILPPQNSTGNFVKVVQRVPVRIYFDTHDAAVKKLKAGMSTYVWIDTGHQRSLAGLLGLSSASAQEETR